Proteins from a genomic interval of Luteibacter pinisoli:
- a CDS encoding type II toxin-antitoxin system HigB family toxin — MNEFAKQYPDAERPLAAWKSQLTSRRFYNVADIRGMFRHVDIVGPWTLFAVHGTTYRLIATVDFMSQTCHVETILTHAQYDRKHWMEHHYWAPTEHLGTITPLQDEVDYDAALAALTRLGKRGAAANTHAQNALLGRLLCAVHAYEERYHPFG, encoded by the coding sequence ATGAATGAGTTCGCAAAGCAGTACCCCGACGCGGAGCGGCCGCTCGCCGCATGGAAGTCGCAACTGACGTCCCGGCGCTTCTATAACGTCGCCGATATTCGCGGCATGTTTCGTCATGTCGACATCGTTGGTCCGTGGACCCTCTTCGCCGTTCACGGCACGACGTATCGGCTCATCGCAACCGTGGACTTCATGAGCCAGACGTGCCACGTCGAAACGATCCTCACCCATGCCCAGTACGACAGGAAGCACTGGATGGAGCATCACTACTGGGCACCGACCGAGCACCTTGGCACGATCACGCCTCTGCAGGATGAAGTGGACTACGATGCAGCGCTCGCGGCGCTGACCCGGCTTGGCAAACGCGGGGCTGCGGCCAACACCCATGCGCAAAACGCCCTGCTTGGGCGCCTCCTCTGCGCGGTGCACGCCTATGAGGAACGCTACCATCCCTTTGGCTGA
- a CDS encoding DUF4349 domain-containing protein: MILAVALAFGAAGCSKKEVVGPPAPLAGQKAKADAMLAYSHQMDVDLPLADIAPRIAAIQQACTKGTYGACNVLTVEQGSSGGSVAVRVVPEGVEPLTGIASRGGKVSSRRTSAEDISQAVHDTQRDRDQLEAYAKRLDEIAARKDLGVSDLITVSREQAEVAEKRRTLMTASADQQHRLDTNYLRISFTDPHARAGRRDFGEIGDDMLDSASEGIGDALRLLAGGLPFLVIAFPLALLWWALWRRATKRWRRQD, translated from the coding sequence ATGATCTTGGCCGTAGCGCTGGCCTTTGGCGCAGCAGGGTGTTCGAAGAAGGAAGTCGTCGGGCCACCCGCGCCGCTCGCCGGCCAGAAGGCGAAGGCGGATGCGATGCTCGCCTACTCGCATCAGATGGATGTCGACCTTCCGCTGGCGGACATCGCGCCGCGCATCGCCGCCATCCAGCAGGCCTGCACCAAGGGCACCTACGGCGCCTGCAACGTCCTCACGGTGGAGCAGGGCAGTTCCGGCGGTTCGGTTGCGGTCCGCGTCGTGCCCGAAGGTGTCGAGCCGCTCACCGGCATCGCTTCACGAGGTGGCAAGGTGTCATCGCGCCGCACCAGCGCCGAGGACATCAGCCAGGCCGTCCACGACACGCAGCGTGATCGCGATCAACTCGAGGCCTATGCGAAGCGCCTTGATGAGATCGCTGCACGCAAGGATCTCGGCGTATCCGACCTCATCACCGTCAGCCGCGAGCAGGCCGAGGTCGCGGAAAAGCGCCGCACGCTGATGACCGCCTCAGCCGACCAGCAGCACCGCCTCGACACCAACTACCTTCGTATCAGCTTCACTGACCCGCATGCCCGGGCCGGCCGCCGCGATTTCGGCGAGATCGGTGACGACATGCTGGACAGCGCCTCCGAAGGCATCGGCGATGCGCTGCGGCTCCTGGCCGGCGGGCTTCCGTTCCTGGTGATCGCCTTCCCGCTGGCCTTGCTGTGGTGGGCGCTGTGGCGTCGGGCGACGAAGCGCTGGCGCCGACAGGACTAA
- a CDS encoding SDR family oxidoreductase — protein sequence MTQPQRISLVTGANKGIGLEVARQLGRAGHRVLLGARDAGRGQAAADALRGEGFDVRFIPLDLSDSASLATAAADIAAKEGRIDVLINNAGVFLQGDGPTSSADLDAVRRTFDTNYFGTVAATQALLPLVQKSQAGRVINVSSGLGSITLNADPEWDYAAVKLIGYNASKAALNMFTVILAGELRESGIQVHTVDPGYTATDLNGNSGHQSVEEGAEEIVRLALLAGDGGTATFTNKDGPQPW from the coding sequence ATGACTCAGCCACAACGTATCTCCCTCGTCACCGGTGCCAACAAGGGCATTGGCCTTGAAGTCGCCCGCCAGCTGGGCCGCGCCGGGCACCGCGTGCTGCTGGGTGCCCGCGACGCCGGCCGCGGCCAGGCGGCGGCGGATGCCCTCCGCGGCGAGGGCTTCGACGTACGTTTCATTCCCCTCGACCTCTCTGACAGCGCCTCCCTGGCCACGGCTGCCGCCGATATCGCGGCGAAGGAAGGCCGGATCGATGTCCTCATCAATAACGCCGGTGTGTTCCTCCAGGGCGACGGCCCGACCAGCAGCGCGGACCTGGACGCCGTGCGGCGTACCTTCGATACGAATTACTTTGGCACCGTCGCCGCCACCCAGGCACTCCTTCCGCTGGTACAGAAATCGCAGGCGGGGCGCGTCATCAATGTCTCCAGCGGCCTCGGCTCCATCACCCTCAACGCGGACCCTGAGTGGGACTACGCGGCGGTGAAGCTCATTGGCTATAACGCCTCCAAGGCCGCGCTGAACATGTTCACCGTGATCCTCGCCGGCGAGCTCAGGGAGAGCGGCATCCAGGTGCACACCGTCGACCCGGGCTACACGGCCACGGACCTCAACGGCAACAGCGGGCACCAGTCGGTGGAGGAAGGCGCGGAGGAAATCGTCCGGCTCGCCCTGCTGGCCGGCGATGGCGGCACGGCCACCTTCACGAACAAGGATGGCCCCCAGCCCTGGTAA
- a CDS encoding TetR/AcrR family transcriptional regulator yields the protein MPVAPSDELKPRKTPRQARSAATVEAIFEATIQVLLVDGYAGLTTTRVASRAGVSVGTMYQYFPHKEALLYAVLEDYLEDVVVALESAAQRHHGARLCEMSDGLSRAYLEAKMRRMPGSRARYVVAAELDSAPLIADIVRRADEIIAGLLASAPDAGFDDIDNVTFALRTMLTGTVRAVLENDASPESLAMLRTELPVMCRAYLVAVSRRRA from the coding sequence ATGCCGGTTGCCCCGTCAGACGAGCTAAAGCCCCGTAAAACGCCGCGCCAGGCCCGTTCTGCGGCCACGGTGGAGGCGATTTTCGAGGCGACGATTCAGGTTTTGCTGGTCGACGGCTACGCAGGCCTGACCACCACGCGGGTGGCCAGCCGGGCCGGCGTGTCCGTCGGCACGATGTACCAGTACTTCCCGCACAAGGAGGCACTGCTTTATGCGGTGCTGGAGGATTACCTGGAGGATGTCGTCGTCGCGCTCGAAAGTGCCGCCCAGCGCCACCATGGTGCCCGGTTGTGCGAGATGTCGGATGGCCTGAGTCGCGCGTACCTCGAGGCGAAGATGCGCCGGATGCCCGGCTCACGCGCGCGGTACGTGGTTGCCGCCGAACTGGATTCAGCGCCGCTCATTGCCGATATTGTCCGGCGCGCCGACGAGATCATCGCCGGCCTCCTGGCCAGCGCACCGGATGCAGGCTTCGACGACATCGACAACGTGACGTTCGCGCTGCGCACCATGCTCACGGGCACCGTACGCGCGGTGCTTGAGAACGATGCCTCACCGGAGTCGCTGGCCATGCTGCGCACCGAGCTTCCCGTGATGTGTCGGGCGTATCTGGTGGCGGTATCGCGTCGTCGCGCCTGA
- a CDS encoding RICIN domain-containing protein, producing the protein MKSVTHSLHSLTAAIAMALIAHAPSAVASDVGGMIETNASQLNQPGEAHARLAAQFDAGVPILVHMDTDDRTAVARFFGITPRLGDAIFQRGGDGAISVIHPGEPSSRWSPSWTPRLAGALASFQAQQSAVEEDDSPETGANVQLLPMQRFHEGVFDTGSEEITGRATISVFRSASRVDDDKEIHVVSWFDITPAQAGIDLGHAKQRNISAAYLPVRYEVAHEVNVPGEATTVQKWFPVSDGRTSIQYTKTDETEISVGVNLGNGASEDGQANVSLAAKIPFNATFGYTHKESQSLSYAFQDYSLAARTVNGGRRMMWEAPISPRLTNVLIDGVRADSVDLTEKRMTPMMRTAHMPAWSVWEVNGASEATARVTVTGGYTLQEHKWWWNGPEWVSSGPDERRVTAEASFDLDLSSPYLTREITVLLRSSADGGQCIAQRGSDAVMATCDPRDRAQMWGLTPERNYVNRSTGDCLEADIGKRRVGVSACSFRTAHGWQWRADRIHSEEGESRHRLYVEDGELKVVVEPGQFDDIPENPHNPLLKPWAGYPRAPLEGELQPAPFRTQAGTIPAGWAGIYGATSASQRWTPIVLRVGLGEEG; encoded by the coding sequence ATGAAGTCCGTCACACACTCGCTGCATTCCCTGACAGCAGCCATCGCCATGGCCCTCATCGCGCACGCACCTTCCGCCGTAGCGTCAGATGTCGGCGGCATGATTGAGACGAACGCCAGCCAGCTCAACCAACCCGGTGAGGCGCACGCACGGCTGGCGGCGCAATTTGACGCAGGCGTACCCATTCTCGTCCATATGGATACCGACGACCGCACCGCGGTAGCGCGCTTCTTTGGCATCACGCCACGCCTTGGCGATGCCATTTTCCAGCGCGGCGGGGATGGTGCTATCTCGGTGATCCATCCAGGCGAGCCGTCTTCGCGCTGGTCGCCGAGCTGGACGCCGCGTCTGGCCGGCGCATTGGCAAGTTTCCAGGCGCAGCAATCCGCGGTGGAAGAAGACGACAGCCCTGAGACGGGCGCTAACGTCCAGCTGTTGCCCATGCAGCGGTTCCACGAAGGCGTCTTCGATACGGGTAGCGAGGAGATCACCGGCCGTGCCACGATTTCGGTGTTTCGCAGCGCTTCGCGCGTTGACGACGACAAGGAAATCCATGTGGTGAGCTGGTTTGACATCACGCCCGCGCAGGCAGGTATCGACCTGGGCCATGCCAAACAGCGCAACATCTCCGCGGCCTACCTCCCGGTGCGCTATGAGGTAGCCCATGAGGTGAACGTTCCTGGCGAGGCGACGACGGTTCAGAAATGGTTCCCGGTGAGCGACGGACGCACCTCCATCCAGTACACGAAGACCGACGAGACTGAGATTAGTGTCGGTGTGAACCTGGGGAATGGGGCGTCGGAGGATGGTCAGGCAAACGTAAGCCTTGCAGCAAAGATCCCGTTCAATGCCACGTTCGGATACACGCACAAGGAGAGCCAGTCGCTGTCGTATGCGTTCCAGGATTACTCGCTCGCAGCGCGCACCGTGAACGGCGGGCGCCGGATGATGTGGGAAGCCCCGATCAGTCCGCGACTGACGAATGTCCTGATCGATGGCGTGCGCGCCGACTCGGTGGACCTGACCGAAAAGCGGATGACGCCGATGATGCGCACGGCACATATGCCGGCGTGGTCGGTGTGGGAGGTTAACGGTGCGAGCGAAGCCACGGCGCGGGTCACCGTGACGGGCGGCTACACCCTCCAGGAGCACAAGTGGTGGTGGAATGGCCCGGAGTGGGTCTCCAGTGGCCCGGACGAACGCCGCGTCACCGCCGAGGCGTCGTTCGATCTGGACCTGTCCAGCCCTTATCTCACGCGCGAGATCACGGTGCTCCTGCGCTCTTCGGCAGACGGCGGCCAATGCATCGCCCAGCGCGGCAGCGATGCCGTCATGGCCACGTGCGATCCGCGCGACCGCGCACAGATGTGGGGCCTCACGCCCGAGCGGAACTACGTCAATCGTTCCACGGGTGACTGCCTTGAAGCGGATATCGGGAAGCGTCGCGTCGGCGTCAGCGCGTGCTCGTTCCGCACGGCCCACGGATGGCAATGGCGCGCGGATCGCATCCACAGTGAGGAGGGCGAGAGCCGCCATCGCCTCTACGTGGAGGACGGCGAACTCAAGGTGGTGGTGGAGCCTGGCCAGTTCGACGACATCCCCGAGAATCCGCATAACCCGTTGCTGAAGCCGTGGGCGGGCTACCCCCGTGCACCCTTAGAGGGCGAGCTCCAGCCGGCGCCGTTCCGAACCCAGGCTGGCACGATCCCCGCGGGATGGGCAGGCATCTACGGCGCGACGAGTGCCAGCCAGCGCTGGACACCCATCGTCCTGCGCGTCGGCCTTGGCGAGGAAGGCTAG
- a CDS encoding bestrophin family protein, which yields MILPGRAHIGHILRYVGRPLALLFAWDVAVTAFWYYGHPRWTAEFPALPITLLGSAIAVYLSFRNTTSYARWWEARTLWGAMVNTSRSLAREALAMLPLREQAVVVIHRQIAYVHALRLHLRRQAPWDDLAGRLPADELDRLRGVLNVPNAIHSHTAELIAAARPEAVLMPGFARTMADISNAQGGMERIKNTPLPQQYATYPAIFTHGFCLLLPVSLVETLGLWTPLGSTVAGFLFLALLQIGNDMQNPFENMDDDVPMSTLTRAIEIDLRDMLGEAHGLTPLQADDGILL from the coding sequence GTGATCCTTCCGGGACGCGCGCATATCGGCCACATCCTGCGTTACGTCGGCAGGCCGCTGGCCCTGCTGTTTGCGTGGGACGTGGCGGTGACCGCGTTCTGGTATTACGGCCACCCACGCTGGACGGCCGAGTTCCCGGCCCTGCCGATCACCCTGCTCGGCTCGGCCATCGCGGTGTACCTGAGCTTCCGGAACACCACCAGCTACGCCCGCTGGTGGGAGGCACGCACCCTGTGGGGCGCCATGGTGAACACCTCGCGCAGCCTCGCCCGCGAGGCGCTGGCGATGCTGCCGTTGCGCGAGCAGGCCGTCGTGGTGATCCACCGGCAGATCGCCTACGTGCATGCGCTTCGCCTGCACCTGCGCCGGCAGGCGCCGTGGGACGACCTGGCGGGCCGCCTCCCCGCGGATGAGCTGGACCGGCTTCGCGGCGTGCTCAACGTGCCGAACGCCATCCACAGCCACACGGCCGAACTGATCGCCGCGGCCAGGCCCGAGGCGGTGCTGATGCCCGGTTTCGCGCGCACCATGGCGGATATCTCCAATGCCCAGGGCGGCATGGAGCGCATCAAGAACACGCCACTGCCGCAGCAGTACGCCACCTACCCGGCCATCTTCACGCACGGCTTCTGCCTGTTGCTGCCGGTAAGCCTCGTCGAGACCCTCGGCCTGTGGACGCCCCTGGGTTCCACGGTGGCCGGCTTCCTGTTCCTCGCGCTGCTGCAGATCGGCAACGACATGCAGAACCCGTTCGAGAACATGGACGACGACGTGCCCATGAGCACGCTGACCCGCGCCATCGAGATCGACCTGCGCGACATGCTTGGCGAAGCCCACGGCCTCACGCCCCTCCAGGCCGACGACGGCATCCTGCTCTAG
- a CDS encoding carbonic anhydrase translates to MTQETPRDDSLLGLLRGVEDFSANVFPETQELFSELAEGQSPHTLFITCADSRVVPEMITQTQPGDLFVCRNIGNIVPGYGEMLGGVSAVVEFAVAVLHVRHVVICGHSDCGAMKGLLNPDSTKSLPTVEAWLRNAAAAKSAVFARKVEGPELLQAVTQENVRLQLAHLRTHPAVTAALANKAITLQGWVYGIGDGTVSVLDQTTDTFIPLAEAIQREHKA, encoded by the coding sequence ATGACCCAGGAAACCCCACGCGACGACAGCCTGCTTGGCCTGCTCCGGGGCGTCGAAGATTTCAGCGCCAACGTCTTCCCCGAGACCCAGGAACTGTTCAGCGAACTGGCCGAAGGCCAGAGCCCGCATACCCTCTTCATCACCTGCGCGGATTCCCGCGTGGTGCCGGAGATGATCACCCAGACCCAGCCGGGCGACCTGTTCGTCTGCCGCAACATCGGCAACATCGTGCCGGGCTACGGCGAGATGCTCGGCGGCGTGTCCGCTGTGGTCGAATTTGCCGTCGCCGTCCTGCATGTTCGCCACGTGGTCATCTGCGGCCATAGCGACTGCGGCGCCATGAAGGGCCTGCTCAACCCCGATTCCACCAAGAGCCTGCCCACGGTCGAGGCCTGGCTGCGTAACGCCGCCGCGGCGAAGAGCGCCGTGTTCGCCCGCAAGGTCGAGGGCCCCGAGCTGCTCCAGGCGGTGACCCAGGAAAACGTGCGCCTGCAGCTGGCGCACCTGCGCACGCACCCGGCGGTGACCGCCGCGCTGGCCAACAAGGCCATCACCCTGCAGGGCTGGGTGTACGGCATTGGCGACGGCACCGTCTCGGTGCTGGACCAGACGACCGATACCTTCATCCCGCTCGCGGAGGCGATCCAGCGCGAGCACAAGGCGTGA
- a CDS encoding type II toxin-antitoxin system HigB family toxin, whose amino-acid sequence MRIIGHPLLNDFARRYPDAARSLSDWAGHIRSQPIGNFAELRNAFGSADVVGQCIVFNIRGNRYRLIAQVGFADRVCHVKAILTHAAYDRRKWMKHTAVKDSLGSGWPEIVPRTTMPPITGEADHAFATSVLEYLGDHGATQEGSAHRPLYRLLFDAIYDYEQVHCPLDFLTA is encoded by the coding sequence GTGAGGATCATTGGCCACCCGCTGCTGAACGACTTCGCTCGTCGATATCCGGACGCCGCCAGATCGCTATCTGACTGGGCCGGGCATATTCGTTCACAGCCCATCGGCAATTTTGCGGAACTCCGCAACGCGTTCGGGAGTGCTGACGTCGTCGGACAGTGCATCGTTTTCAATATTCGAGGCAACCGCTACCGGCTTATTGCGCAAGTGGGTTTCGCTGACCGGGTTTGCCACGTCAAGGCAATACTCACGCATGCTGCATACGACAGGAGAAAATGGATGAAGCACACCGCCGTCAAAGACTCGCTTGGCTCGGGGTGGCCCGAGATCGTCCCACGCACCACCATGCCGCCGATCACGGGCGAAGCGGATCACGCCTTCGCCACGTCCGTGCTGGAGTACCTGGGTGACCACGGCGCGACACAGGAAGGCAGCGCGCATCGACCGCTTTATCGCCTTCTTTTTGATGCCATCTACGACTACGAGCAGGTCCACTGCCCGCTCGACTTCCTGACCGCGTAG
- the gcvP gene encoding aminomethyl-transferring glycine dehydrogenase, translating into MKTSPSLRDLENHGAFIERHIGPNDAEIAEMLTVVGHGSLDALTDAIVPGSIKSPAPLALPRAVTEEEALAKIRKVADRNQVFRSFIGQGYYGTLTPNVILRNVLENPAWYTAYTPYQAEISQGRMEALINFQTMVTDLTGMDISNASLLDEATAAAEAMTLAKRSAKSKSKVFFVSKDVHPQTIEVLRTRADGVDIEVHVGDDADAGSVDSFGVLLQYPNTFGRINNYQAIADATHARGGIVCVATDLLALTVIASPGSWGADIVVGNTQRFGVPYGFGGPHAAYLACRDAYKRSMPGRLIGVSIDTEGKPAYRLTLQTREQHIRREKATSNICTAQVLLAVMASMYAVYHGPEGLVRIARRVHRMATILTVALRRAGVAVGDDFFDTLHVTGVDAKALHAKAAAASINLRAIDAGSVGISLDETTTRADIVALAGVFGASVDIDAIDAEVHDALPKALVRDVDFLQHPVFNTHHSEHELLRYLRGLADKDLALDRTMIPLGSCTMKLNATAEMIPVTWPEFANIHPLAPASQAQGYKQLIDELEAMLVECTGYDAVSLQPNSGAQGEYAGLLAIRAYHRSRNEGHRDICLIPESAHGTNPASAQMCGMQVVVTRCDANGNVDVEHIREMAEKYSDRLAAIMITYPSTHGVFEEDVVAICEIVHKHGGQVYTDGANMNALVGVAKPGKWGSDVSHLNLHKTFCIPHGGGGPGVGPCAVKSHLAPFLPRTFGGEGDVGMVSAASFGSASILPISWMYITLMGTEGLRKATQVALLNANYIAKRLAPHYKTLYTGRNGLVAHECILDLRPLKDATGVGAEDVAKRLIDFGFHAPTLSFPVAGTLMVEPTESESQHELDRFIDAMIQIRDEIRAVEDGRLDREDNPLRNAPHTATMVTGSEWTHAYPRELAAFPLPSLKLSKYWPPVSRVDNVYGDKNVMCACIPIDAYKEDAEV; encoded by the coding sequence ATGAAAACCTCCCCCTCGCTGCGCGATCTCGAGAACCACGGCGCGTTCATCGAGCGCCACATCGGCCCGAATGACGCCGAAATCGCCGAGATGCTCACCGTCGTCGGCCACGGCTCGCTCGACGCGCTGACCGACGCGATCGTCCCCGGCTCGATCAAGTCGCCCGCCCCGCTCGCCCTGCCCAGGGCGGTGACCGAGGAAGAGGCGCTGGCCAAGATCCGCAAGGTGGCCGACCGCAACCAGGTGTTCCGCAGCTTCATCGGCCAGGGCTACTACGGCACCCTGACCCCCAACGTCATCCTGCGCAACGTGCTTGAGAACCCGGCGTGGTACACGGCGTATACGCCGTACCAGGCGGAGATCTCGCAGGGCCGCATGGAGGCGCTGATCAACTTCCAGACCATGGTCACCGACCTGACCGGGATGGACATTTCCAATGCGTCGCTGCTGGACGAGGCCACCGCGGCCGCCGAAGCGATGACGCTGGCCAAGCGCTCGGCCAAGTCGAAGTCGAAGGTGTTCTTCGTGTCGAAGGACGTGCACCCGCAGACCATCGAAGTGTTGCGCACCCGCGCCGACGGCGTGGACATCGAAGTGCACGTGGGCGATGACGCCGACGCCGGCAGCGTCGACAGCTTCGGCGTGCTGCTGCAGTACCCGAACACCTTTGGCCGCATCAACAACTACCAGGCCATCGCCGATGCGACGCACGCCCGCGGCGGCATCGTCTGCGTGGCGACCGACCTGCTCGCGCTGACGGTGATCGCTTCGCCGGGCAGCTGGGGCGCGGACATCGTCGTGGGCAACACGCAGCGCTTTGGCGTGCCCTACGGTTTCGGTGGCCCGCATGCCGCCTACCTGGCCTGCCGCGACGCCTACAAGCGCTCCATGCCGGGCCGCCTGATCGGTGTGTCGATCGACACCGAAGGCAAGCCGGCCTACCGCCTCACGCTGCAGACCCGCGAGCAGCACATCCGCCGCGAGAAGGCCACCTCCAACATCTGTACCGCGCAGGTGCTGCTTGCCGTCATGGCCAGCATGTACGCCGTGTACCACGGGCCGGAAGGCCTGGTCCGCATCGCTCGCCGCGTGCATCGCATGGCCACCATCCTCACCGTCGCGCTGCGTCGCGCCGGCGTGGCCGTGGGCGATGACTTCTTCGACACGCTGCATGTCACCGGCGTGGATGCGAAGGCGCTCCATGCGAAGGCAGCCGCCGCCAGCATCAACCTGCGCGCCATCGATGCCGGCAGCGTCGGCATCAGCCTCGACGAAACCACCACGCGCGCCGACATCGTCGCGCTGGCGGGCGTGTTCGGCGCCAGCGTGGACATCGATGCGATCGACGCCGAGGTGCACGATGCCCTGCCGAAGGCCCTCGTCCGCGATGTCGACTTCCTGCAGCACCCGGTGTTCAACACGCACCACAGCGAGCACGAGCTGCTGCGCTACCTGCGTGGCCTCGCCGACAAGGACCTCGCGCTCGACCGTACGATGATCCCGCTGGGCTCGTGCACCATGAAGCTCAACGCCACCGCCGAGATGATCCCGGTGACGTGGCCGGAGTTCGCCAACATCCACCCGCTGGCCCCGGCCAGCCAGGCGCAGGGCTACAAGCAGCTGATCGACGAGCTGGAAGCCATGCTGGTGGAGTGCACCGGCTACGACGCCGTCAGCCTGCAGCCGAACTCCGGCGCCCAGGGTGAATACGCCGGCCTGCTCGCCATCCGCGCGTACCACCGCTCGCGCAACGAAGGCCACCGCGACATCTGCCTGATCCCGGAATCGGCCCACGGCACGAACCCGGCCTCGGCACAGATGTGCGGCATGCAGGTGGTGGTCACGCGCTGCGACGCCAATGGCAACGTCGACGTCGAGCACATCCGTGAGATGGCCGAGAAGTATTCGGACCGCCTCGCCGCCATCATGATCACCTACCCCTCTACGCACGGCGTGTTCGAGGAAGACGTGGTGGCCATCTGCGAGATCGTGCACAAGCACGGCGGCCAGGTGTACACCGACGGCGCGAACATGAACGCGCTGGTCGGCGTGGCCAAGCCGGGCAAGTGGGGTTCGGACGTTTCCCACCTCAACCTGCACAAGACCTTCTGCATCCCCCACGGCGGTGGCGGCCCGGGCGTCGGCCCGTGCGCGGTCAAGTCGCACCTGGCCCCGTTCCTGCCGCGCACGTTCGGCGGCGAAGGTGACGTCGGCATGGTCAGCGCCGCGTCGTTTGGTTCGGCCTCGATCCTGCCGATCTCGTGGATGTACATCACGCTGATGGGTACCGAAGGTCTGCGCAAGGCGACCCAGGTGGCCCTACTCAACGCCAACTACATCGCAAAGCGCCTCGCCCCGCACTACAAGACGCTGTACACGGGCCGTAACGGCCTGGTGGCCCATGAGTGCATCCTCGACCTGCGCCCGCTCAAGGACGCCACCGGCGTTGGCGCCGAAGACGTCGCCAAGCGCCTGATCGACTTCGGCTTCCACGCCCCGACCCTGTCGTTCCCGGTGGCCGGCACGCTGATGGTCGAGCCGACGGAAAGCGAATCGCAGCACGAGCTGGACCGCTTCATCGACGCCATGATCCAGATCCGCGACGAAATCCGCGCCGTGGAAGATGGCCGCCTGGACCGCGAGGACAATCCGCTGCGCAATGCCCCGCACACCGCGACCATGGTGACGGGCAGCGAGTGGACCCACGCCTACCCGCGTGAACTGGCGGCCTTCCCGCTGCCGTCGCTCAAGCTCAGCAAGTACTGGCCGCCGGTGTCCCGCGTGGACAACGTCTACGGCGACAAGAACGTGATGTGTGCCTGCATCCCGATCGACGCCTACAAGGAAGATGCCGAGGTCTAA